ATACGTGGCTGTGTGAATGTGGGCGATGAACTGTCGCCCCTGCACAAGGGGCAGCTCCGTCCTGAAGACCATCAGCCGGCAGCTGAAAATTGTTGAcgcgggcagcagccgcgacggcgcacaCAAAACGCTTCCCACGCCGAgctccgccagcgcgtcgcgtTCGCTATGGTtcgccgcgggagagaaaACTCCGTGCTCAACGAAATCGCCGACCCCGCAGCTCTGGCGCGTCCCTCCAAAGGCCACGAGAGACTTGCAGACCATTGGAATGTTGCCAGGAAGCCCGGTGATGGTGTCGCCCACGCGCAGAATGCCTTGGACTATTTTTAAGGAGAGGTGGAAATCtgtcgacgacgaggacggagacCACGCATCCGACACGCACGCCGCCAGGGGCTCgcgcagaagctgctgctggcctTCGCTCGTGCGGACCTGCATCCGCCACAAGAAAGGAGGGAAAACGACTCCTGAATCACCGACAGCACACACTGTCGCCGACTACCAGGCTGCGATACGGCCCTTGTCCTGGGGAGAGACCTGCGCAAATGAACGCTGGAACGTATCCGAGCAGAAAGCACAGCACACTATCCGCAGGTCTCGGCACCGTCAAGAAGCTTGCTTCACAGTCGCAtgcaggcgtccgcgccacgcgcgctgAAACCATCGCGAAACGGCTACTCGTGAAAGGTGGCGCAGCGTCTTGAGGCGAAGTGCGCGGATTCAGGAGAGACCACATCGGCTGTACCTCGACGCGCTCTATCGCCTCTAGCAGCGCAGGCCCGTTCCACCATTTGGCGAGCAACTTGGACTGCTTCTGTCTTTCCTCGGTGTCTCCGAGTCCTCGCAGGTCGGGCTTGCGCCTtcccttcgcctctgcgcgcacTTTCTCGACCTCCTGCAGCGTCGCTTCGTCGATAACGTTGACGCCGCGGAACGCGGAGATCGGCACGAAGCAGATCTGGTCGAGCGCGCAGTTCATCTCTGGGCCTGTCATGTAccctcgcaggcgctcgaCTGCCGCGTTGTACGTCGCTTCAGACCACTGCACTTCGTCCATCTTGTTCATGGCAACCACAAAGTGCTGAATTCCCAGGCATCTGACGATGAGGAGGTGCTCCTTCGTCTGGCCGTTGAACCCCACCTCGAAGCGCGGGGTGTCCACGACCAGCAACGCGACATCCGCcaacgcggcgcctgcgacaaGCACGGAAACGGCAAGCCGCAAATCCCACGGCAGACACACGTGAATAGAACGCAAACCTATAAACCCTCAACCGTAAACGAGTCGTCTAGCGTACAAcacgcagctcgccgacgcctgaCTGACACGGGACGCACCGAGCACAGTGGCGAAAGGCCGCAGGGACCTCAGCGCGCTGAGAAAAGGCCCAACGCGTCTCGCACCGCCTGCACAGCGGGCGTTGCGCTGCAAACGACACCTAGACGCCCTCTTCATCATTCAAACCTGCAGACTGGACTGCAAGCTCCGCGACCACTCGAGCGGGAAGACTTACACGCTGGGCCGCAGCGGCCAGTTGCAAAAGTGAATCCGCACATTCCTCCCCTCGCCGCGTGTCCTAGCTAGCCGCacccgcggtcgccgagtAGGAAACGAAACGGTAGCAGTCACTCTACTGCGAGACGGCTAGACGCAAGCGAGAAAGCGTACCTCCAAGCATGTTGCACACGAACTCGCGATGCCCTGGCGCATccacgagggcgaggcggcggccggagtttggcgcggagaggacgcggacgctGACATCGATGGTCACGccccgctgtctctcgtcgtcgccttcgtcgcagAGCCACGCGAGGAAAAAGGACCCCTTCCCGGCGTCCCCGCTCAGCTTCTTCAGTTTCTGCACCACCGTTCCTTCGACGGTGCCTGTGGAGTGCAGCATCTGCCCGATGAGCGTCGACTTGCCGGCGTCGACGTGGCCCACGATGACCAGGGAAAGCGGCTCGGGCTTTCCGTCTTCTCGCGTGCAGACGGAGGATGGGGACGCGGGTGCAGCTGCCCCCCTTTCAGCTGAACtctgaggaggcgctgaTGGAGCGCACGCCGCCAAAGAGGCGCAGGTGTACTCTGCCTTCGGCGTCCCGCccgaggcgcccgaggcCGACTTCCCTCCTGAGGAGCTCGcggggcgagccgccgcgctgcctgcagccGTCGTCACTGGCGCGCGACCCGCCGTCCGTGATGACGACTGGCCTGCTGACGAGGCACCTGACGCAGCCTTCGCAGCTCCTGTGGAGCCGGCGGATGTCGCcttcgagggcgcgcgggtGCTCGACGGGCCGGCGCTCTTCCCCTTCgttggcgccgcggcgcgagaggagcttTTCGGCGTTTCGTAGAAGTCGTCCTCATCCTCCCAGGAGTCGTCGTCGCCATATCCCcagtcgtcttcgtcgtacGCCACGTTCTTGacgcgccgtcgtccgctcatcctgccgcggctctcgacgTGACGCAGGCGGTCGAGGGCAACCGCAGAACGGAAATTCGCAGGCGGGCGTACACGAAGGGCGGGAACTGGCCAGCGCAGAATGTCACGCAGTGCATGCAGAGTCCTCGCACGCAAatgcggcgagagagaggcgaaatcGGCCGCCTGTGGGtcgtcgctgcagccccgcagcagcctctccgcgccggcagaggggCAAACAGGAAGTCGGAGCAGAAGGCCAACAGCCGCCACGGAcagccagcgcctgcggagaaagacgcgcTCGAGGACTGGGAGACGGACGCTAAGGGGCACGGAAGTCTGCGGCTCGGGCAGTGCGGGTGTCTAAGTCCTAGATCCTAAACAcagcgctcggcgccgcggaatgAAATGAACAGCGGAGCAGGACGTCGCTTTCCGTGGCACAGGCTGCTACAGGAAACGGCCTTTTGTCTTCACGGCAAGGCAAAACCAGAGGACACAGCACCTTAAGATGGGGCGAACTGGAAGACCAGAGAAGGTAAAAAAAACGAACCGAAGGAAAAAGGCCGTGGCTACAGGTGAGAGGCCGGAAAAGCGATATGTGGGCGTCAGAGCACGCGGTGTGGAAGACAGAATAGACCTGCCAACATTTACTGGAGACTACTACTGGAGACACTCGTCTCGCAGGCaagggagaggcgacgaggcaagcAGAGTCTGTCACGAGATAGTCGGCAGCGCATCGCGGCATCGCAGGAAGATACCTAGACAAACGCCGCGCACCTGCGTCGACTGAAAGACTAACACCGTAGTGCCTCTTTTCCGAGCAAACAACTTCGGCTGCATGTAGACACCAAGTTCACATACAGACTACTCCGGCAGGCCTGACACGCACGCTGCGACCTCGAAACGCCAGCAATGGGCAACTGAGCCTGCCCCTGTGAACTCCCCCGCATACCACAGGCCGCAAAGAGACACGCGGCTCATCCCGGAGGGCGGTCCGCTTTGGAGGGCACAGTTTTGACGTCTGTTTATTTACCCCGGCGGCGCTGTGGTGCCTTAAGCTCTGTACTGGCCTGTGCATGCATCGTCGCTCGCACGCTGTCGCGAAGAATTCAGTCTGTGGCCTTGTCGGATCTCGTGTCTAAAACGTGTCCCTCGAAAcggtctcgccttcctctctgcagcgaaaGCTAGGTTTCCCAGTGTTTCTTCTTCTATGTCGGTGAAGGGCTTGAAGAGGGGGCGGCAAGTTCTCTGGGTCGCGAGCATTCGCGTGAGCTGGCTGAGGCGGCAGTTGTGTGAGTTGACCTTCCAGCCCCGAACGCGAGAGGGATACTTTCCGCCAGTCTGATGTCGAGGTGCTTTCGTAGTCTGAGTCACGCAACGGCGTAGAAATCCTGTGCTTCGTTTTCGCTTCTGATGACAGAGAAGCACCCCCGTTCCCATGCTGTGTGGGTGCTGTGAACACACTCAACGGACAACGCCACAGCGAGACACACTTCTCCGCCCCTTCCACTCCAAAAGTGCCCTCGTCCACGTTGTGATGAAACCGTCGCTGCGCGGGGAAGGCGCCCTTATTTATGCTGGAACCTGGGCAAGAAATTTCCTATACAAAGTCACTGTGTCTCCTTTGGTGAAAGGCCGTGAAGCCGCCgactgggcggcggcgccgtcgagTCGACAGGGAGGCCGCGCTCCGCCGGAGTGCCGCAAATCAAAAAAGGAGCGGTGACTTCGATGGATCGCGACAGGCCTTGGACCCAGTATAGTTCTTCCGGAGCTGACTGCGCTGTATAGCCTCGCACAGGCGACAGGCAGTGTGTGGATGCGTTGTTTTTCAAGGCTTTTCTTGCCTATTCAGGAGTGGGGCTTGGCCTGCCTCTAGATTATCGCACTCTGCCTCGTCGGTCTTTTCTGTGGGACCTCTGATGCCAGGAGCATTCACTTTTTCAGGAAACGTGCGCGTGGTCCGTGTTGGCCTGACCCTTCCAACACAGTTCACGTCACTAGGTACTGACTCCGCCAGGGCATGGCAAGTCAGCCGTGGCTGAGCGAGTCCTGCTTTCCAGCGTTTTTCGTGCGGGCAGATTCGTTGCCGCTTTTCTCGAGGTGTTTCGCTGAGGACAGGGACGGAAGTAACCAGCAGCTACCCGAGACGCCCCTGATTCGTCTGTCTGTTGCTGAGCTGCTGAAGGACTCTCGAGAGAGCTTGCTCTGCGACGTGGGCGTTTTCACGGGTGCTTTCAACGCGCTTCTGGGGCCCTGCGGACACGCTCCAGTCTTTGTGCGtcgagccgcggaggctgtAGAGTCTGAACCCGCCACGTTGGCGGCGCGCTTGCAGGTACCCTGCTGTGAGACAGGTCACGAAGGACGCCGTTGGACGGGCTCGTCGGGCGTCGATGGGCATCCTCGCGAGACTCCAGTGAAAGGCCAGTTCACGCAGTGGTCGCGCTTCAGGTTTCAGACGCCGGCGatgctgcggcggaggccgggaAGGCCGTGGAGCGAGACCGGGGTCAAAGTCTCCATGCCTGCGCCCGTACGTCGTCGACGTGGGGTCGCCCTCGTGTTCAGAGCCGACGCCTGCATCCCGTCGAGTGGAAACTcaggagacgctgcagctcgccggTGCGGCTTGTCGCACAGGGAGAAGTGGCGACTCCCCCACAGGCACTCGCCGGGGTAGCAGGCCAGCGGCGAGACGCTCCACAGGGCCTGGCGATACGCCACCAgctcgacgcgcctgcgctcgttCCCGTTCACACTTGGGCACGACGTAAGCACGGCCACGGCCGCTGGAGAAAAAGTCATGAAAGAGAACGCAGCGAAGGCTCTGAAGGCGTTTCGCGCAGTGCACAGCGAAATCGACCGCGGCGAGAAACTCCGCAGCCTGCTCGGCATCCAAAAGTACACGGAGGAAGCCAAGCTGAAGCAAATCGTCACGATGGAGCCGAATGAAGACCACACTGAGCAACTCACGTGTGAGCTGAAAATCCTCCGTTACTACGCCCACACAGACAGAAATCGAActgcgcgaccgcgcggtgGGTCTCCGCAGCAATGACGTCGAGGAAGAATCcatcgccgcgggcggctgtGCAGGAAAATATACCCTGTGAAGCGGTGTTTGCAGCCGTGTGTCACCGGCATTCGCTGCTGTGTCACTCCGTGGGCGCAGGGAGTTCCACATGTCTTACTGCGTGGTGCGGAAGCGAAGGAATGATCTTAGCCCTTTCTGGGGAAGTCGCACTTGCCGTCACGCGTGGCAGATGCCTACGGGTGTTTGCTGTATTGCAAATCGGATGGTGTCACTGAAGAGCCAGTCAAGCAGATCTGAAGCCTTTGTGTTAGTTTTTGTGTCTAGAGAACAGCGCTGCACAGGTTCTGAGCGCCCTGCTGACGAGGGGTAGCGGGTCCTCGCAGGTTTTCGCCGGTGATGGAATTCTCGTGGTTCAGAAGTCTTCCACGCGGAAGCTCCTGCTGGGAGAGCTTCTAGGGCCGGAGCTGCCTCTGAAGGCGCCAGATGAAAGTTTCCACTTTTCCGGATGTTTTCAGACGCGCGCCTTCATCGACAGCCCCACTGCGCAGATCGTCATGGCGCTCATCATCATCCTCAACGTTGTTCTCGTGGAGTCTCCAGCCTTGAAATATCCGCCCGCGAATACGTCGGGCACAGCGCGAGCGTAAGGACACAGTGTCCCATGCAGGACGCCACCGTCCGCCTCTTTGGTGGCTCTGCGATTCGGCCGGGCATCTCCAGGAGTGAAGCCAGCCGCGCAGGTTTTAGGATCGCCCCGCTTGCTGCGTAACCGCCAAAAAATACTATATTCTTTGACTGGGCACTCCCCGCTCCCTGACGAGTGTCGCATGGACCTGCTACTGGCAAAGCCCCGGCACGCCCCGGTGGTGTCGCCCGGATATTTCTGCGAAAATCCTGTGCGGACGTGTCTGCCTGCAGGAGGCTGTGAAGATGAAGCGGAACACGCCGCTCTTCGCGACGTTGTGCGGCTTCAACTTCTTCACCGCGACTGCGTTCTTCGTGGAAATGATTCTCCGCGTCCggtgcggcagcgcggcgcacTTCAAGGACTTTGTCATAATCAGTGACTTTGCCAATGCGTGGTTCGGCGTCGCCAATCTTGTCGTTGTCTCCGTCAGCTTCCTCCAGAGACTCGACAACGAGGTCTTGAACTCGGCTGTCGCGCTGCTGTGGGTAAGGCCACCCGGGTTCCCTCTCGTGCGCGTGACTGCGGCGATGCGCTCTCAAGCAAAGGACGAATGGCGGGGTGACTCTCTGCGTCtacggccgcgcgccgctctccactAGCCACCTTTTCAGGAGCCGCGACGGCAGCCTTTGGACTGTAGGCGGCTGGGAAGGAGACTGAGTGCCCCCTCGAAGCGCGCACAGATCCGAACCGACGCGCCGTGCAAaccgccgcccgccacgcAGTCCAAGCCTGCCTGCCGGTGGTCTTCCTGCTAGGCCACGGGGCCACGTAGAACGGACCTGCTGCCAGTGTCTAGTCAGGGCAGAGGGCCTCCTTCGGTTGGGGCGGATGGACCGACTGCAGACGAGAGGTCGGAAGCTACTGGGAAGAGATGCAAAGCAGGCGACATGATGAGGAAAGAGCGCGAAGGGAAGGGGGAATGGGGCGCGGCAGAAAAACCTGACAGTAGGGAGTGACGGTGCGGGGGCGTTACATCAAAGCGCTTCGCTCCCCTCTGTTCGGTAgccagacgcgcggcagtggtccgccagcgcgcgccgcaggatGTTTTGCGTTACATCTGCAGACAGCGGAGCTCAAAGCCTACTGAGGCGACCTGTTCACTTCCACGTACACCCGTTTCCTCACTCTAACTATGCCAAGTAAGCCTTTTAGGCGCGAATCTACGTCTTGTGCTCGGCGATGTCTACTTACGAATGCAGTCCTGGGCACTGGCGTACCGTGCTGCTGACTCCAGTAGCTCTGCGAGTGTAATGTGCTCGCAGTTGTCCTACGCGGACTGCATGCACCAAATCGCTCGTGGGTTGCGGACTGCCTCCCTGCGGTTTACCCGCTGGTGGAGGTTAGGCCAGAGCCCAGGGCAGAGGCGCGTCGTCATTCGTGACGgccgtcgctgcgcccgcgggaTGAAGAAAGCGTGGCAGCCGCAACTGGGGCTGGCGAGATGGCGAGGCAGGAACTGAGGACTTAGGTCTGCTCCCGAACGACGGCTCAGTCGACCACAACACACGTTCTGCTGTTGATGTGCGTTGCAGACTGGCACGTGATAGGCGAGAATGCCACGGTCTACTCGCTCAGGCACACATGGCCATCACCCTGTAGACGATTTTCCGTACGTTGTCCTGTTCAACGACGTCGTACTGGTGCACGGAAgtcgtctgcagcaggaggTTTTCAGCTGCGTTCCGAGACTAGTAGCTGCAGCCGGTGACTTGGCTTGAGCCGAAACACCAACTAAACCCTACACCCTAAACTGTGTGGGACGGCCCAGAGCGTCGGGCTTCGGTGCGACGGACGCTCATATCTTGCGCTCCGTTCCACTGGACATAAAAGTGGACTCGAGGCTTGCGCCTGACTTGCGCGGGCCTTCACCCTTCGCAGATTTCGATTTTATCGTCCTGGAGGGCTTCGTCCGCAGGTGCGCGACGCCTCGTTTCTCTTCACGCGAGGGTCGCGTGTCGTGGCAGCGCTCTAGCATTTGCACAGAGCCACGGTCCATCCAGTAGCAAGAGGGCAGGCCTCCTGCGCGGAAAACCCCGTTCGGCATAGCAGAAAGTATCACGTCGTGTCTGGATCTGTCTACAAGGgcacgcgtgcgcaggccATGCAAAGTGCGATCTGTTGCCTGTTTTTTCGTctccggggggggggggggttggggTGACCCACCTTTCAGCTGAAATTGAAATGTAGGATCCGTCGTTTTCCTCTGGTTGCGTTTGCAGCCGTTATCCTCGAGGCGTTTTCGGGGACGGAAGGCCGGCTTGAGGACGAGGCGTCTCATTTCTCCACGTTCACCGACTTTCGGGCGAACGAGCAGTGCTTTACAAGCGCCATGGCGACAGCTCGTCTtctgcgacgcgccgccgccacctgTTGTCTACGGGCTGAACGCGGCGTCAGTGGTTTGACGCGGTTGAGCAGTCGAGGCCTTTCCGCGGACCTGTGCGCCTCTGTGGTCCGCGAAGAGCACGGGGAATatggagaggaggaggacgacggagacCCTGGGCCGGATGGCCAGCTGCGCCATGAGGAcatcggcggcggaggcttcACACAGGCGATAGGCGATCGAGAGGAGGGACAAGCCGCCACCGAGTTGGTGCCGCTGCCACAGACAACGCCCGAGAGCAGAAGCCAGTTTCCGGGTTCATTCCCTCTCCcacgagaggagacaccgcgacgcagaaggaagGCTGCGACCTCTCGGGCTTGGGGGACAGGGGCCGGGAAGACAAGTCACCGCGGACCAAGAATTCTGTGTCCACTCCGAGTAGGCAGCCAAGTGAAGCCGCACGCGCCCACCAGGAGGAATCCTCTGGGATCCTGAGGGGAGCCGCACAGCGGAGGCTTCAAAgacgggcggaggcgcgtgcgcgtcagGGGAGCGTGCCGGAGCCCGAGAAAGACTCTCTGTTGTGTCAGCTCTCCACTTCgggggaggggcgcggcgctgccgctgatGGACATCTTGACTctccggaggaggcggatgTCCTCTTGGGTGACAGTGAATCTCCACGTCCCGAGGCCGTGCTTTCCAACGGCAACATTAGTCATGCCGAAATTTCTCCCCCTGTCAGGGCTGTCGACGTGGCGCGtaacgcgagcggcggcaaaAGGGCAGTTTCAGTGCACACGATGGGCCGTTGAATTCGCTGCCTCCGAGCCCCTCGGGGTCCCGACTTTGTCCGAGGCCGCGAGTAAAGACTTTCTGGGGCGGAACAGCTTGGACAAGTCGGACTACGGGTGGGAGACGGCAAGTGGTGGAAATGAAGTCGCGGGGATTTGGCGAGCGACCCGCATGCGGAGACGGCTGTCAAGACGTGGACTGGATTCGCTTTCAGGTGTGACAGAGAACAGGCCGCATCTTGTCCCCAATACTCTCGACAAGGCTTTTATCGATAGTGTGCCTGATAGTCCGTTTCTGGATATGACGCGCTCGCACCCTCCGCAGATTCTCGGCGATACACATGTGCAGGTGGCCATGCGAGTAAGAAGCACCTGCGATGGGTGGCTTTGTCCCAGACTGGCATCTTTGGTCTATAGCTCTGTTGAAGGGAAAATTTTCCTTGTCCTTCACTTCAGCATCGAGAGCTAGGCACACGGAGCGCTCCAGCCATGCAGTGGCCTTCGATAGACAGTGCCCGACAGCTTTGAGGAAACCAGCCAACCTTCGAATGGGTAGACCTTCAGTATAAGGTTTAGGGTGTGTGGCGTTTACTCTGCGTGGAATGTGCGTCGGTCTCGATCGTTTTTGCGGCTAATGCATGCATGTGGCATGTCAAACGGCTGTGTCAGCCGAATTCTTGCCTGGGGTCACGTTTGATTTCCGTGTGGCGATCGTGTGAAATCGTGGCAGCACTGAGCTGCTTTCTTCAGTGCAGCCTTGCACCATATTCTTCTGGTACCATGCCTTTGTGCGTCCGCCACTCTCACTAGGTAATCTCGTAATGTGGAGTTGGGATTTTTTCGTTCCACAAACTGCACGATTCTGTTCGAAAGCATTTTGCTGTGTGGTGTCCCTCTGTGTATGCTTCGGAAATGCGGCGTTTCGGACATTTAAGCGTACGACTGTCTCACCACCCTCGAGCAGAAGCGCTCTGAAGAGATCACAGGCAATTTagtggagccgccgccgcgagtcaGCTGGGGTGTTTGATGAGTTATCTTGAACTGCTCCGTGGAGACTTGCTAGGGTAGCACAGTCTGCATATATTGGgcttcgctgcgcagcggtATTCATTCACGGTGACAATAGCCTAGCCGCTAAAAAAaagcctcttcctcctcctcactTCGTACCCCCGCCCGGCTGCTGTTGCCTGCTACCCAGTTCTAGGGTTCCTAACGTGCTGTAAACGCGTCAGGGGGACGCCaacggcgcggcagctctcCCTGCTGGAACTGGACCTGAGCGAGCTCTTCGGCATATAGGCAACAAAACACCGCGGATCTACGCCCTCTTACAGTCGCTTGCTCGGCGCCAAGGCATGCACAGCCCCGATAGCGCGTCCTTACACTTTGCTACCGCACTTGACAGTCGTCTCCTTGACTGAAACCCTGCTCTGCCTCAGGTTACTGGTCCTATTCGCTTTTCGAGGTCGTATCGATGCATAGGGCGTGGACGGCTGGGCAACGTTGCTAGGAGCAGTTCAGTTCACTACCGGCGAATTTTGCATGTCTGCAGACTTCTCCTTCGTCCCTGCACCCGACA
This portion of the Besnoitia besnoiti strain Bb-Ger1 chromosome VII, whole genome shotgun sequence genome encodes:
- a CDS encoding elongation factor Tu GTP binding domain-containing protein (encoded by transcript BESB_079960), which produces MSGRRRVKNVAYDEDDWGYGDDDSWEDEDDFYETPKSSSRAAAPTKGKSAGPSSTRAPSKATSAGSTGAAKAASGASSAGQSSSRTAGRAPVTTAAGSAAARPASSSGGKSASGASGGTPKAEYTCASLAACAPSAPPQSSAERGAAAPASPSSVCTREDGKPEPLSLVIVGHVDAGKSTLIGQMLHSTGTVEGTVVQKLKKLSGDAGKGSFFLAWLCDEGDDERQRGVTIDVSVRVLSAPNSGRRLALVDAPGHREFVCNMLGGAALADVALLVVDTPRFEVGFNGQTKEHLLIVRCLGIQHFVVAMNKMDEVQWSEATYNAAVERLRGYMTGPEMNCALDQICFVPISAFRGVNVIDEATLQEVEKVRAEAKGRRKPDLRGLGDTEERQKQSKLLAKWWNGPALLEAIERVEVRTSEGQQQLLREPLAACVSDAWSPSSSSTDFHLSLKIVQGILRVGDTITGLPGNIPMVCKSLVAFGGTRQSCGVGDFVEHGVFSPAANHSERDALAELGVGSVLCAPSRLLPASTIFSCRLMVFRTELPLVQGRQFIAHIHTATYACSIRKILGVVNKKTGELQGAKGGKRAACAALGRGMVGLVEISTVSSVCVQPKSKTEKPGGKDLGTGVLSRIILREGGKTVAAGVIVDAA
- a CDS encoding hypothetical protein (encoded by transcript BESB_079970), translating into MASQPWLSESCFPAFFVRADSLPLFSRCFAEDRDGSNQQLPETPLIRLSVAELLKDSRESLLCDVGVFTGAFNALLGPCGHAPVFVRRAAEAVESEPATLAARLQVPCCETGHEGRRWTGSSGVDGHPRETPVKGQFTQWSRFRFQTPAMLRRRPGRPWSETGVKVSMPAPVRRRRGVALVFRADACIPSSGNSGDAAARRTATAAGEKVMKENAAKALKAFRAVHSEIDRGEKLRSLLGIQKYTEEAKLKQIVTMEPNEDHTEQLTCELKILRYYAHTDRNRTARPRDARLHRQPHCADRHGAHHHPQRCSRGVSSLEISAREYVGHSASEAVKMKRNTPLFATLCGFNFFTATAFFVEMILRVRCGSAAHFKDFVIISDFANAWFGVANLVVVSVSFLQRLDNEVLNSAVALLWATGPRRTDLLPVSSQGRGPPSVGADGPTADERSEATGKRCKAGDMMRKEREGKGEWGAAEKPDTVILEAFSGTEGRLEDEASHFSTFTDFRANEQCFTSAMATARLLRRAAATCCLRAERGVSGLTRLSSRGLSADLCASVVREEHGEYGEEEDDGDPGPDGQLRHEDIGGGGFTQAIGDREEGQAATELVPLPQTTPESRSQFPGSFPLPREETPRRRRKAATSRAWGTGAGKTSHRGPRILCPLRLSTSGEGRGAAADGHLDSPEEADVLLGDRLSTWRVTRAAAKGQFQCTRWAVEFAASEPLGVPTLSEAASKDFLGRNSLDKSDYGWETASGGNEVAGIWRATRMRRRLSRRGLDSLSGVTENRPHLVPNTLDKAFIDSVPDSPFLDMTRSHPPQILGDTHVQVAMRVIS